From Bordetella flabilis, the proteins below share one genomic window:
- a CDS encoding MFS transporter, producing MSTPSRTSLSSPAAFAGGAPARDVDTAIEEKRRNAIKGAFFSEFIDMFDIYLPVVVLAPVLFYFQPRDLAPGTATILASLVFITTLLGRPIGALLFGMVADRVGRRKASIYSVSGFGVVTLLIGLLPGYEQIGIASYLLLVLLRFVDGIFLGGGYTGAMPLAIEYARKDQRGFVGGLILAGFPAAYVCINLVAMLMFALFPLDGPHSPYAQLGWRIPFVIGAVLAGVLAWYYVYKVSESEIWQSEVKRGGAAQSQAVEKLPLMDLVRGKSGRSLLQVLLLMTGFWLTQNLITIFMPTGLLVQTLHLSGFQMTTTLLICYAVLFFTYIGSGMLGQRIGRRRFFVVVGPLIATVGAWIMYVLSTGTGMSLPVIVLLVCVLSVLVTSPWGVIVTYVNERFVTDVRATGFGVGFSLSVIIPSFYAFYMNWLGRFMPMRVTPVVLLIIGGLIGMLGALMGPETRDVDF from the coding sequence ATGAGCACCCCTTCCAGGACTTCTCTTTCGTCCCCTGCCGCCTTCGCCGGAGGCGCGCCGGCGCGGGACGTCGATACCGCCATCGAAGAGAAACGCCGCAATGCGATCAAAGGGGCTTTCTTCTCCGAATTCATAGACATGTTCGATATCTATCTGCCGGTGGTGGTGCTGGCGCCCGTGCTGTTTTATTTCCAGCCGCGCGACCTGGCTCCCGGAACGGCGACTATCCTGGCCTCGCTGGTGTTCATCACCACGCTGCTTGGCCGCCCCATCGGCGCACTGTTGTTCGGCATGGTGGCCGACCGTGTAGGTCGGCGCAAGGCCTCGATTTATTCGGTGTCCGGCTTCGGAGTGGTGACGCTGCTGATCGGCTTGCTGCCCGGCTACGAGCAGATCGGCATCGCGTCCTACCTGCTGCTGGTGCTGCTGCGCTTCGTCGACGGCATCTTCCTGGGCGGCGGTTATACCGGCGCGATGCCCCTGGCCATCGAGTACGCACGCAAGGACCAGCGCGGCTTCGTCGGCGGACTGATACTCGCGGGTTTTCCGGCGGCCTATGTGTGCATCAACCTGGTGGCCATGCTGATGTTCGCGCTGTTTCCGCTGGACGGCCCGCATTCGCCGTATGCGCAACTGGGATGGCGCATTCCGTTCGTGATAGGCGCGGTATTGGCCGGCGTGCTCGCCTGGTACTACGTGTACAAGGTCTCCGAGTCGGAAATCTGGCAGAGCGAAGTCAAGCGGGGCGGCGCGGCGCAGTCGCAAGCCGTGGAAAAGCTTCCTCTGATGGATCTGGTCCGCGGCAAGAGCGGGCGCAGCCTGCTGCAGGTGCTGCTGCTGATGACGGGCTTCTGGTTGACGCAGAACCTCATCACCATCTTCATGCCCACCGGCCTGCTGGTGCAGACCCTGCACCTGAGCGGCTTCCAGATGACGACGACGCTGCTTATCTGCTACGCCGTCCTCTTCTTTACGTACATCGGTTCGGGCATGCTGGGCCAGCGCATCGGGCGCCGCCGCTTCTTCGTCGTGGTCGGGCCGCTGATCGCCACGGTCGGCGCCTGGATCATGTATGTGCTGTCGACCGGGACGGGTATGTCGCTGCCGGTCATCGTGCTGCTGGTTTGCGTGCTGTCCGTGCTGGTGACATCACCCTGGGGCGTCATCGTGACCTACGTCAATGAACGGTTCGTCACCGATGTGCGCGCCACCGGCTTCGGGGTGGGATTCAGCCTGTCGGTGATCATCCCATCGTTTTATGCGTTCTATATGAACTGGCTGGGTCGCTTCATGCCGATGAGGGTGACGCCGGTGGTGCTGCTGATCATCGGCGGCTTGATCGGGATGCTGGGTGCCTTGATGGGGCCCGAGACCCGTGATGTGGATTTCTAA
- a CDS encoding NIPSNAP family protein → MIVEMRVYHCAPGRLPALNERFSTITLGFFKKYGIEQIGFWTTVAGPSNQALTYLLKWESLAEREQKWNAFQADPEWIRQRNATEAEKIIVERVENQFLAPTAYSALR, encoded by the coding sequence ATGATTGTGGAAATGCGTGTGTATCACTGCGCCCCCGGCCGGTTGCCGGCCCTGAACGAGCGTTTCAGCACCATAACGCTGGGGTTCTTCAAGAAGTACGGCATCGAGCAGATCGGCTTCTGGACCACGGTGGCGGGTCCCAGCAACCAGGCGCTGACCTATCTGCTGAAGTGGGAAAGCCTGGCCGAGCGCGAGCAGAAGTGGAACGCATTCCAGGCCGATCCGGAATGGATCCGCCAGCGCAACGCGACCGAGGCCGAGAAGATCATCGTCGAGCGGGTGGAGAACCAGTTCCTGGCGCCGACCGCGTACTCTGCCCTGCGCTGA
- a CDS encoding N-acyl homoserine lactonase family protein encodes MLPNYEVFAIKYGEHQRTASANFLGGDPHNGPMPMDYFVWLIRDASRVWVVDAGFDADEARARGRKLIHPMRDAMKLMDVDVDSVRELIVTHMHYDHVGNLAAYPNAIFHLQDREMEFATGRYMTHRCIAESFNLRDVLQMVEQVYRGRVHFHDGDAEIAPGITVHRVGGHTQGLQVVRVHTARGWVVLASDATHYYRNMEEGRPFPAVFNVGEMLEGHRRLDALADTHAHIVPGHDPQVLLRYPPPRPELAGQVAVLHVPPRE; translated from the coding sequence ATGCTTCCCAATTACGAAGTCTTCGCCATCAAGTACGGCGAGCACCAGCGCACGGCCAGCGCCAATTTCCTGGGGGGCGACCCGCACAACGGCCCCATGCCGATGGACTACTTCGTATGGCTCATCCGCGACGCCTCGCGCGTCTGGGTGGTCGACGCCGGCTTCGATGCCGACGAGGCGCGCGCGCGCGGCCGCAAGCTCATCCATCCCATGCGCGACGCCATGAAGCTGATGGACGTCGATGTGGATTCCGTGCGCGAACTGATCGTCACCCACATGCACTACGATCACGTCGGCAACCTGGCGGCCTACCCCAATGCGATCTTCCACCTGCAGGACCGCGAGATGGAATTCGCCACCGGCCGCTACATGACGCACCGCTGCATTGCCGAAAGCTTCAACCTGCGCGACGTGCTCCAGATGGTCGAGCAGGTCTATCGCGGGCGGGTGCATTTCCATGACGGCGACGCCGAAATCGCCCCCGGCATCACGGTGCATCGCGTCGGCGGCCATACCCAGGGACTGCAGGTGGTGCGCGTGCATACCGCGCGCGGCTGGGTCGTGCTGGCCTCCGACGCGACGCATTACTACCGGAACATGGAAGAAGGCAGGCCCTTTCCCGCGGTGTTCAACGTAGGCGAAATGCTGGAGGGCCACCGCAGGCTGGACGCCCTGGCCGACACGCACGCGCATATCGTCCCCGGGCATGATCCCCAGGTACTGCTGCGGTATCCGCCGCCGCGGCCCGAGCTGGCCGGCCAGGTCGCCGTGCTGCACGTGCCGCCCCGCGAATGA
- a CDS encoding fumarate hydratase gives MRTIHAEDIVTSIADALQFVSYYHPADFVRALRRAYDAETQPAARNAMLQLLINSRLSARARRPLCQDTGIVHVYARLGMDARVLAQGDGPTPSLQALANQAVARAYNWPENPLRASVIREPLGARINTRDNTPAILHVEMVEGDGLHLTVAAKGGGGDVKARYAMLNASDSVADWVVSQLPGMGAGWCPPGSLGIGVGGSPEQAMFIAKRALFAPIDIDVLRARGASTPAEALRLELYERINALGIGAQGLGGDLTVLDVKVAEAPTHAALQAVALVPNCAATRFVSFELDGSGPARLTPPDPGLWAGLPDALPLDEGRRVDLDTLTREDVAQWRAGETLLLSGTLLTARDAAHKRLADMLERGEPLPVELRNRAIYYVGPVDPVAGEAVGPAGPTTANRMDKFMPALMARTGLLVTIGKAERGPQAAQAITRAGGAYLIAVGGAAYLVSQAIRAARVLAFEDLGMEAIYEFEVRDMPVTVALDAQGGSVHKFAIYNARSNFPEKAAPSDGAALR, from the coding sequence ATGCGCACCATACACGCCGAAGACATCGTCACCAGCATCGCGGATGCGCTGCAATTCGTCAGCTACTACCATCCCGCGGATTTCGTGCGGGCGCTGCGCCGCGCCTACGATGCCGAAACGCAGCCCGCGGCGCGCAATGCGATGCTGCAGCTGCTTATCAACAGCCGGCTGAGCGCGCGGGCGCGGCGGCCGCTTTGCCAGGACACCGGCATCGTGCACGTCTACGCGCGGCTGGGCATGGACGCGCGAGTGCTTGCGCAAGGCGACGGCCCGACACCCAGCCTGCAGGCGCTGGCCAACCAGGCCGTGGCGCGCGCGTACAACTGGCCGGAGAATCCGCTGCGCGCTTCAGTCATCCGCGAGCCCCTGGGCGCGCGCATCAATACCCGCGACAACACACCCGCCATCCTGCACGTCGAGATGGTCGAAGGGGACGGCCTGCACCTGACCGTCGCCGCCAAGGGCGGCGGCGGCGACGTCAAGGCGCGCTACGCCATGCTCAACGCGAGCGACTCGGTCGCCGACTGGGTCGTCAGCCAATTGCCGGGCATGGGCGCGGGCTGGTGCCCGCCAGGCAGCCTGGGCATAGGCGTGGGCGGCAGTCCGGAACAGGCCATGTTCATCGCCAAGCGGGCGCTGTTCGCGCCGATCGATATCGATGTGCTTCGTGCCCGCGGCGCGTCGACACCGGCCGAAGCCCTGCGCCTGGAGCTCTACGAACGCATCAATGCATTGGGCATCGGGGCGCAGGGCCTGGGGGGCGACCTTACCGTCCTGGACGTCAAGGTCGCGGAAGCGCCGACCCATGCGGCACTGCAGGCCGTGGCGCTGGTGCCGAACTGCGCGGCGACCCGGTTCGTGAGCTTCGAGCTGGACGGCTCTGGCCCGGCGCGGCTGACGCCGCCGGATCCCGGTCTGTGGGCCGGCCTGCCCGACGCGCTGCCGCTGGATGAGGGCCGGCGCGTCGACCTCGACACACTGACGCGCGAGGACGTGGCGCAATGGCGCGCGGGTGAAACGCTGCTCTTGTCGGGCACCTTGCTGACCGCCCGCGACGCGGCGCACAAGCGCCTCGCCGATATGCTCGAACGCGGCGAACCTTTGCCCGTGGAGCTGCGCAATCGCGCCATCTATTACGTCGGCCCGGTCGATCCCGTGGCCGGCGAGGCCGTCGGGCCCGCTGGTCCCACGACTGCCAACCGCATGGACAAGTTCATGCCCGCGCTCATGGCGCGTACCGGCCTGCTGGTCACGATAGGCAAGGCGGAACGTGGCCCGCAGGCCGCACAGGCCATCACCCGGGCGGGCGGCGCCTACCTGATCGCGGTCGGTGGCGCGGCCTACCTGGTCTCCCAGGCGATCCGCGCGGCCCGCGTGCTTGCCTTCGAGGATCTTGGCATGGAAGCCATCTACGAGTTCGAGGTGCGGGATATGCCGGTCACCGTCGCGCTGGACGCGCAAGGCGGGTCCGTGCACAAGTTCGCGATATACAATGCCCGGTCGAATTTCCCCGAGAAGGCCGCCCCATCCGATGGAGCCGCGCTACGCTGA
- a CDS encoding Bug family tripartite tricarboxylate transporter substrate binding protein, with protein MKSRILAAALVLGATVGTSAVAADEYPSRAITWIVPFAAGGPTDAMARNVANRVGQELKQTILIENVAGAGGTIGAAKAAKSAPDGYTFLVGHVGYMAAAPSLYERLQYDPVKDFNAVFRFPDTPLVLLVGASSPYKDVKTLVDYARGNPGKLNFGNAGVGSTSHLVAAMFAGKAGIQITPIAYKGAGPAMNDLMGGQVDAMFDQTNTALPQTRGDKVRALALTSATRMDQFPGVPTMTEGAVPGFEASTWYGLYAPKGTPPKVIETMYAAWQHALKDNAFTGKMSEQGIQLLDPAQYAPAAFQAFTAEEVKRWAEVIKQANIPRQ; from the coding sequence ATGAAATCCCGTATTCTCGCAGCGGCGCTCGTGTTGGGCGCGACGGTCGGCACCAGCGCTGTCGCCGCCGATGAGTATCCTTCCCGTGCCATTACGTGGATAGTGCCTTTTGCCGCGGGCGGCCCGACCGACGCCATGGCGCGCAACGTCGCCAACCGTGTGGGACAGGAGCTGAAGCAGACCATCCTTATCGAGAACGTCGCCGGCGCGGGTGGCACGATCGGCGCGGCGAAGGCGGCGAAATCGGCGCCGGACGGCTACACCTTCCTGGTGGGCCACGTGGGCTACATGGCTGCCGCGCCCTCGCTTTACGAACGCCTGCAGTACGACCCGGTGAAAGACTTCAACGCGGTCTTCCGTTTTCCCGATACACCGCTGGTACTGCTGGTCGGCGCCAGCTCGCCCTACAAAGACGTGAAGACGCTGGTGGACTACGCCCGCGGCAACCCCGGCAAGCTGAACTTCGGCAACGCCGGCGTCGGCTCCACGTCGCACCTCGTCGCGGCCATGTTCGCCGGCAAGGCGGGAATCCAGATCACGCCCATCGCCTACAAGGGCGCAGGCCCCGCGATGAACGACCTCATGGGCGGGCAGGTCGACGCGATGTTCGACCAGACCAACACCGCGCTGCCGCAGACGCGCGGTGACAAGGTGCGCGCGCTCGCTTTGACTTCGGCCACGCGCATGGATCAATTCCCCGGCGTACCGACGATGACAGAAGGGGCGGTGCCTGGCTTCGAGGCATCCACCTGGTATGGCCTGTACGCGCCCAAGGGCACACCGCCCAAGGTCATCGAGACGATGTACGCCGCGTGGCAACACGCGTTGAAGGATAATGCGTTCACGGGCAAGATGAGCGAACAGGGCATCCAACTGCTCGACCCCGCCCAGTACGCGCCAGCCGCCTTCCAGGCCTTCACGGCCGAAGAGGTCAAGCGCTGGGCCGAAGTCATCAAGCAGGCCAACATTCCGCGGCAGTAG
- a CDS encoding GntR family transcriptional regulator, whose protein sequence is MEPRYAELTKTLIKDIASGVYPVGGILPAEMELAAKYGVSRGTVRVALDHIQGLGLISRRKRAGTRVEAATPRATEYGPTISTVEELVQYGADTKRVVHSARTIVVDVALAAQLGLPPGARWMHIQTSRMNPLSPDYPLAWSHLYVPHEEGTRIRRALDTQQALVCDLICQATGRVVKEVRQTVRAVGVPAKLAAVLGTEPDAHALEFVRQYYDQSGSLFEVAVSLHPADRFSYTTVLERQSDTPR, encoded by the coding sequence ATGGAGCCGCGCTACGCTGAGCTGACCAAGACCCTTATCAAAGACATCGCTTCCGGCGTCTATCCCGTGGGCGGCATCCTGCCCGCCGAGATGGAACTGGCGGCCAAGTATGGGGTCAGTCGCGGGACTGTGCGGGTAGCTCTGGACCACATCCAGGGCCTGGGCCTGATCTCGCGGCGCAAGCGCGCCGGCACGCGGGTGGAAGCCGCGACGCCGCGCGCCACGGAATACGGGCCAACCATTTCCACCGTGGAAGAACTGGTCCAGTACGGGGCCGATACGAAAAGAGTGGTCCACAGCGCCCGCACCATCGTGGTCGACGTGGCGCTGGCGGCGCAACTGGGGCTGCCGCCAGGCGCCCGGTGGATGCATATCCAGACCTCGCGCATGAATCCGCTGTCCCCCGACTATCCGCTGGCGTGGTCGCACTTGTATGTGCCGCACGAAGAAGGCACCCGGATACGCCGCGCCCTCGATACCCAGCAGGCGCTGGTGTGCGATCTCATCTGCCAGGCGACCGGGCGGGTGGTGAAGGAAGTGCGCCAGACGGTGCGGGCGGTGGGCGTGCCCGCCAAACTCGCGGCCGTCCTGGGGACCGAACCGGACGCCCATGCACTGGAGTTCGTCCGTCAGTACTACGACCAGTCGGGCAGCCTGTTCGAGGTGGCGGTCAGCCTGCACCCGGCGGACCGCTTCAGCTACACCACCGTGCTGGAACGCCAGAGCGACACGCCACGGTAG
- a CDS encoding heavy metal response regulator transcription factor translates to MRILVIEDEAKTGEYLYNGLTESGYVVDVAGNGIDGLHMAQELRYDLILLDVMMPDMDGWTVMKKLAGRMNTPVLFLSARGTLEDRLKGLELGADDYLVKPFSFAELLARIRIILRRGQQQPAEDMLAVGDLRIDVPKRRVVRGETRITLTNKEFNLLQFFVTHQGQVLSRSLIASRVWDMNFDSDSNVVDVAVRRLRQKIDEPFPTRLIHTVHGVGYRCEHEA, encoded by the coding sequence ATGAGAATCCTGGTCATCGAAGACGAAGCCAAAACCGGCGAGTATCTGTACAACGGGCTGACGGAGTCCGGCTATGTCGTGGACGTGGCCGGCAACGGCATCGACGGATTGCACATGGCGCAGGAGCTGCGCTATGACCTGATCCTGCTCGACGTGATGATGCCGGACATGGACGGCTGGACGGTGATGAAGAAGCTGGCCGGCCGCATGAATACCCCGGTTCTTTTCCTTAGCGCGCGCGGCACGCTGGAAGACCGGCTCAAGGGTCTGGAGCTGGGTGCCGACGATTATCTGGTCAAGCCGTTCTCGTTCGCGGAATTGCTGGCCCGCATCCGCATCATCCTGCGGCGCGGCCAGCAACAGCCCGCCGAAGACATGCTGGCGGTCGGGGACCTGCGCATCGACGTTCCCAAGCGTCGCGTGGTGCGGGGCGAAACGCGCATCACCCTGACGAACAAGGAATTCAACCTGCTGCAGTTTTTCGTCACGCACCAGGGCCAGGTGCTGTCACGGTCGCTGATTGCATCACGGGTCTGGGACATGAATTTCGACAGCGATAGCAATGTCGTCGACGTCGCGGTACGGCGCCTGCGCCAGAAGATCGACGAACCCTTTCCGACTCGCCTGATCCATACCGTGCACGGCGTGGGCTATCGCTGCGAGCACGAGGCATGA
- a CDS encoding NAD(P)-dependent oxidoreductase, which produces MTQPQRIGFIGLGMMGAPMARCLANAGHMLFLSDADPARAAGLQTELNAAPLSEDNAGTLDVLITMLPNSKIVESVLLDEAGGAGWAHRLKRGAVVIDMSSSEPARSRTLAGTLRAAGLSYLDAPVSGGVKRATDGTLAILVGGDAGVLERCAPLLRAMGKSVLHIGEAGAGHAAKALNNYVSAAGLMATVEALHVAARFGIDPAVMADVLNASTGRSNTSENKVKQFMLSGSYASGFAMQLMNKDLKIARALARDMDYPLRVGDTVTAVWDEVSQHASPATDHTEMYRMLAAAGDADATSRRG; this is translated from the coding sequence ATGACGCAACCCCAACGCATCGGCTTCATAGGTCTGGGCATGATGGGCGCCCCCATGGCAAGGTGCCTGGCCAATGCCGGCCACATGCTGTTTCTCTCCGATGCCGATCCGGCGCGTGCCGCGGGCTTGCAGACCGAATTGAACGCGGCGCCCCTGAGCGAGGATAACGCCGGCACGCTCGATGTCCTGATCACGATGCTGCCCAATTCCAAGATCGTTGAAAGCGTCCTGCTGGACGAGGCGGGCGGTGCTGGCTGGGCACACCGCCTGAAGCGCGGCGCCGTTGTCATCGACATGAGTTCATCCGAACCGGCCCGCTCGCGCACATTGGCGGGCACCTTGCGTGCCGCAGGCCTGTCATACCTTGATGCCCCCGTCTCCGGCGGCGTCAAGCGCGCTACGGACGGCACGCTGGCCATACTGGTGGGGGGGGACGCCGGCGTGCTGGAACGTTGTGCGCCGCTGCTGCGCGCGATGGGCAAGAGCGTCCTGCATATCGGCGAAGCCGGCGCGGGGCACGCCGCCAAGGCCCTGAACAACTATGTCTCGGCCGCCGGCCTCATGGCCACGGTCGAGGCCTTGCACGTTGCCGCCCGTTTCGGCATCGACCCGGCTGTCATGGCCGACGTGCTGAATGCATCGACGGGCCGCAGCAATACCTCCGAAAACAAGGTGAAGCAGTTCATGCTGAGCGGCAGCTATGCATCGGGCTTTGCCATGCAGCTGATGAACAAGGACCTGAAGATCGCCCGGGCGCTCGCGCGGGACATGGATTATCCCTTGCGCGTGGGCGACACCGTGACAGCAGTGTGGGACGAGGTATCGCAGCACGCCTCCCCCGCGACCGACCATACCGAGATGTATCGCATGCTCGCCGCCGCCGGCGACGCCGACGCCACGTCGCGCCGCGGCTGA
- a CDS encoding alpha/beta fold hydrolase, giving the protein MRLPSFRTTAVQAVTALALLGAGAAPALAAPIKNVVLVHGAFVGGAGWRPVYDILTKDGYNVTLVQEPLTSFAEDVTATRRVLDGLDGPCVLVGHSYGGAIITEAGNDDHVKSLVYIAAHALDVGETEASNGKKYPNSTKAVVKTPDNFLYLNPADYPADFAADLPRAQAEFEAHAQMPTSAAVFTAQIPDPAWKNKPSWYMVAKADKIINPDLERMYAARAHSHTVEIPGASHSVYESHPKEVAALIEQAAQQSGQ; this is encoded by the coding sequence ATGCGTCTTCCCTCTTTCCGCACCACGGCCGTACAGGCTGTCACCGCCCTTGCCCTGCTGGGCGCCGGCGCCGCCCCGGCCCTGGCCGCGCCCATCAAGAATGTCGTGCTGGTCCACGGCGCCTTCGTCGGCGGCGCCGGATGGCGGCCCGTCTACGACATCCTGACCAAGGACGGCTACAACGTCACGCTGGTACAGGAACCGCTGACCTCCTTCGCCGAGGATGTCACGGCGACGCGCCGCGTACTGGACGGACTGGACGGCCCCTGCGTGCTGGTCGGCCATAGCTACGGCGGCGCCATCATCACCGAAGCGGGCAACGACGATCACGTCAAATCCCTGGTCTACATCGCCGCCCACGCGCTGGACGTCGGCGAGACCGAAGCCAGCAACGGCAAGAAATATCCGAACTCCACCAAGGCCGTCGTCAAGACGCCTGACAACTTCCTGTACCTGAACCCCGCCGACTATCCGGCAGACTTCGCCGCCGACCTGCCGCGCGCCCAGGCCGAGTTCGAGGCGCATGCGCAAATGCCGACCTCGGCGGCAGTTTTCACCGCCCAGATCCCCGACCCGGCCTGGAAGAACAAGCCGAGCTGGTATATGGTTGCGAAGGCGGACAAGATCATCAATCCGGATCTCGAACGCATGTATGCGGCGCGCGCGCATAGCCATACGGTGGAAATCCCCGGCGCCAGCCACTCCGTGTATGAGTCCCATCCCAAGGAAGTCGCGGCCCTGATCGAGCAGGCCGCCCAGCAGTCAGGGCAATAA
- a CDS encoding NAD(P)-dependent oxidoreductase produces MRKDKVGFIGLGNMGGRMTRRLVDAGIQVIGYDADATRAQGCGATPAGSMREVVEAADVVLMSLPDSRVVEAVVEGEGGVLAHCRAGQVVIDMSTAAASSTIRLQGRFRDRGAYYVDAGISGGAAAAEKGALTLMIGGDPDIVEAVRWVFAPISTKALRMGDSGAGHTTKLLNNFLNAVSLAATAEVMVAGKKAGLDLHRLLEVLNSSSGVNFATQNRFPRIVDGDYLEGGLTSKLMTKDVVLYVDLVRELGVSSLNAAGPLSCFGLATALGYGDQISNRVVDAIGDVSGGVRLKDGQRDQAR; encoded by the coding sequence ATGCGCAAGGACAAAGTTGGTTTCATCGGTCTGGGCAATATGGGCGGCCGCATGACGCGTCGCCTGGTGGATGCCGGTATCCAGGTCATCGGCTACGATGCGGACGCCACGCGAGCCCAGGGCTGCGGCGCAACCCCCGCGGGCAGCATGCGCGAGGTGGTGGAGGCGGCGGACGTCGTCCTGATGTCCCTGCCCGACAGCCGCGTCGTCGAAGCGGTGGTGGAGGGCGAGGGCGGCGTGCTGGCGCATTGCCGCGCCGGCCAGGTGGTGATCGACATGAGCACGGCGGCCGCGAGTTCCACCATTCGGCTGCAGGGGCGTTTCAGGGACCGGGGGGCGTACTACGTAGATGCGGGGATATCCGGCGGCGCGGCCGCCGCGGAGAAGGGCGCGTTGACGTTGATGATCGGCGGCGACCCGGACATCGTCGAGGCCGTGCGCTGGGTATTCGCGCCCATCAGCACCAAGGCCTTGCGCATGGGCGACAGCGGCGCCGGCCACACGACCAAGCTGCTGAACAACTTCCTGAATGCCGTGAGCCTGGCCGCCACCGCCGAAGTCATGGTCGCGGGCAAGAAGGCCGGGCTGGACCTGCATCGCCTGCTGGAAGTCCTCAATAGCAGCAGCGGCGTGAACTTCGCCACACAGAACCGGTTTCCGCGCATCGTCGACGGCGACTATCTGGAGGGCGGGCTGACCAGCAAGCTGATGACCAAGGATGTCGTCCTGTATGTGGACCTGGTACGCGAGCTGGGCGTGTCATCGCTGAACGCCGCCGGTCCATTGTCCTGCTTCGGACTGGCGACGGCGCTGGGCTATGGCGACCAGATCAGCAACCGGGTGGTGGATGCGATAGGCGACGTGTCGGGCGGCGTTCGCCTGAAGGATGGCCAGCGGGACCAGGCGCGATGA
- a CDS encoding carboxymuconolactone decarboxylase family protein — MELTEQQRSLKDAFVRLRGSWSEEWESILRLDPGFFEAYLNLAAVPWKKNHLEDKVKEFIHIAADAAATHLYRPGIKDHIEAAIRHGATREELMEVIELTSTLGIHAANQGVPVLLEVLQEEGLRSGPAALDPQREQLKRDFRKNRGYWHETFDGLLELDPEFFQAYLDFSSVPWRTGVLPPKVKELIYCAFDASATHLYLPGLKLHMRNAIGYGATAYEIMEVLEIVSPLGIHGAAVAAPILEAAWAARPR, encoded by the coding sequence ATGGAACTGACCGAACAGCAACGCAGCCTGAAGGACGCGTTCGTGCGCCTGCGCGGAAGCTGGAGCGAGGAATGGGAGAGCATCCTGCGGCTCGATCCCGGCTTCTTCGAAGCGTATCTGAACCTCGCCGCGGTGCCCTGGAAGAAGAACCACCTGGAAGACAAGGTCAAGGAATTCATACACATCGCGGCCGATGCGGCGGCGACGCATCTCTACCGGCCCGGCATCAAGGACCATATCGAGGCCGCCATCCGCCATGGCGCGACCCGTGAAGAACTGATGGAAGTCATCGAGCTGACCAGCACCCTGGGCATCCACGCCGCCAACCAGGGCGTGCCGGTCTTGCTGGAGGTCCTGCAGGAAGAGGGCCTGCGCAGCGGGCCGGCGGCGCTGGACCCGCAACGCGAACAGCTCAAGCGCGACTTCCGCAAGAACCGCGGCTATTGGCATGAGACTTTCGACGGCCTGTTGGAGCTGGATCCGGAATTCTTCCAGGCTTACCTGGATTTCTCTTCGGTGCCCTGGCGCACCGGCGTGCTGCCGCCGAAGGTGAAGGAATTGATCTATTGCGCCTTCGATGCCTCGGCTACGCACCTTTACCTGCCGGGGCTGAAGCTGCATATGCGCAACGCCATCGGCTACGGTGCGACGGCGTACGAGATCATGGAAGTCCTGGAAATCGTCAGCCCGCTCGGCATCCATGGCGCGGCGGTCGCCGCCCCCATCCTGGAAGCGGCGTGGGCCGCGCGCCCGCGCTAG